A window of Drosophila santomea strain STO CAGO 1482 chromosome X, Prin_Dsan_1.1, whole genome shotgun sequence genomic DNA:
ACCGCTGGATGGAGCGACAAGCTGGCGGAACTGGTGGCCTGGTTCGAGGCCAATCCCAATTTGCCCGAGAAGATCGGTAAGTGAAGTGAATCAGCGGCTTTGGATCGAATCCAAATACACAAATGCGTTTCGCTCCGATTGATAACCACTCAAGTGGCAGACAGAATTAATGGGCATAAACGCGCAATAGCCGGATTGTGGTAACGATCCATTAACCTTGTAACCGGGTGCTCAAGTGCCAAAGGTCAAGTGCATTAGGCACCTCCAGTGATATGAAAGCTTCTTGCAGATGTTTGGCACCTGGCATTCGCTTAGCCAGTGCTATGTGTACACAGATCCATAGATAATTATGAATTGTATCTCTAATCAAACCCATCTCACAAGTTATTACGAGTCCTAGTAAATCTTCCCGATAGAACCCATTGTTATGCTGCGATTCCTCAAGTGCACGGCTTTCGATGTGGAGCGCACCAAGTCACTGGTGGAGCTCAACTACAGTATGCGCAACAAGAACCCACACCTGTTTATGGATCGCAACATGGAGGACGAGATGACCGCCAAGGGCCTGAAGGTCTCGTAAGTGTAGTAAAGTAAGAGTTTCAAGGAACGAGTAATAACCCTTCTTCCTCCAACAGGGACCTTCTGGTATTACCCGGAGTTACTCCAGAGGGAAATAAGCTGATCTTCTTCCGCATGGCCGATCTGGATCCACGAACGGTGCGTCTTGACAAGGATGTACATTCACCCGATTGATCTATTTATATCTATTGATACAGCGCAATTCGGTTGAGGAGACCAAAATCTTCGTTATGATGAGTGATGCGCGATTCACGAGGCCGGATGTGGAGCGGGAACCAGGAAGCGGAGCAGATTACGTACTGGACGAAGCGGACATTGCCGAGGGCGATGTTCAGATTGTGGACATTGGGGGCTACACACTCCGCCACCTGGCCCACGTCTCCATTTTCGTGCTGCGTGTCTACATGAAGTTCCTGCAGGAGGCCTATCCCTCGCGCCTCCAGGCCATGCATGTCATTAACTGCCCCAGCTACCTGGACAAGCTCATCTCCATGATGTCGCCCTTCCTAAGGGAGGAAGTCCGCAATATGGTAGCCCATGCACTTCATGCCAAGAAGCTCTTGCTAAGCCAGCCAATTGCCTTGCAGATCAAGTACCACACAGAGGGTCTGGACAGTCTCTACAGGGATGTGCCCCGGGACATGTTGCCGGATGAGTATGGCGGCAAGGCGGGCTCTGTGGCGGAACTCAAGGCCCGGGGCATCCAGTCCATCCGGGACAACGCGTGAGTATTGCCATCCATGTCCATGTATGCCATCCAATTTGTACTTCATAGGACGTACCTGAGCGACGAGCGCTACTGGAAGGTGGCCTCGCAGAGCAAGAGTCGGTGGTCCTGGTTCTGATCAATATCCTGATCCTCCAAcgtgatatatgtatatttaaatgtgATCAAGCAGCGCGTCTTGCCAAAGCGATGATATCGATTAGTTGTGCAGAGTTCAGCTTCCAGAAGCCGACCCtccatatttaattattttcttaccAATTTCGCTATTATCAAATAAGGGGCTAGTGTCGATTGATTGACAACAATGGGAACAACAATATACAAAgaaaaagcaataaattatattaattacatttgatGAGGTTTTATTACACCCAAAAGCTAGGTGCTTCTGAATGTCCTTCTATGATTACAAAGAACAAACGTTTTTCGAAATATTGACCATCCACCAATTGAAGCAAAAATTGTGTCACTATTACTACCACTGGCATTGGGATGCGGCACACGACCAGGTGATTAGGCAGATCCAGAAGCTGGGACGGCACATATTTAGGCACTATTAAGCGTCGTCCAAACGATGGCCGAAAAGCCATTATAAAATTACGTGGCTTTAATCGCCAACGCAGTAGCATTGAATATTCAAAAACTAAATCGATGAGCGAAATCGATGCGCAACTGTCAGTCAGTCGCCTGCCAGGCTTCCAACCCAACGTTACAAAAGCGATTCGAaagcgtttttttttcgaaagtgATTCGAAAGCGATTGCTGCGCCCGATAGCCGATAGGAGGCAAGCCTGACGGAGAGAACAGCCACCTAGCAATCGATAGCcaggcagcaacagcaccaaTGAGCCGCATATGTGGGAGAGAGACGGGGGCGAGCGGCACGtcggagcagctgcagcgggaACAGGACGGCGGCACAGCGGACCAGGCGCAGCGGAAGCAGGAACGGAATCTCAAGGAGCTACTCGAGTGGTTCCGGCATAATGACAAGCTGCCCAAGGAGATTGG
This region includes:
- the LOC120456634 gene encoding alpha-tocopherol transfer protein-like, whose product is MDKDNDTVDKEPAPDTNSSTPTAGWSDKLAELVAWFEANPNLPEKIEPIVMLRFLKCTAFDVERTKSLVELNYSMRNKNPHLFMDRNMEDEMTAKGLKVSDLLVLPGVTPEGNKLIFFRMADLDPRTRNSVEETKIFVMMSDARFTRPDVEREPGSGADYVLDEADIAEGDVQIVDIGGYTLRHLAHVSIFVLRVYMKFLQEAYPSRLQAMHVINCPSYLDKLISMMSPFLREEVRNMIKYHTEGLDSLYRDVPRDMLPDEYGGKAGSVAELKARGIQSIRDNATYLSDERYWKVASQSKSRWSWF